The Candidatus Micrarchaeia archaeon genomic interval GGAGAGTATTATTACCAGACGGAATGAGCAGCGGCCTGGGGCGCAGGCCTTGGGGAGTCGCCCGCGGAACGAGGCGCGAACCTCTGGGGGTTTAGCGAAAAGTATATAAACCCCTATGCCCCAACATATCATACGCTTTATGGAAATATTTAAAAGCTTATTCTAATTTCCAGCGCCTGGGCGCTGATCTGGAAAACATTGGGAAAACACTGAAAACAAGGTGGGATGAAATGGCTGAGAACAAATGCCCGGAATGCGGCGGAAAGAAGCTCATAAAGGATTACGAGAAAGGGGAAATCATCTGCGCGAGCTGCGGGCTGATAATAAGCGAGAACATCGTTGATTTCGGGCCCGAGTGGAGGGCTTTCGACGCAGAGCAGAAGGAGAAGAGGGCGAGGGGAGGGGCGCCGGTGAAGTTCATGAGGCCGAACAAGGGCCTCGTAACGGAGATAGACCAGTACAACAGGGACATAAGGGGAGTTAGGATATCCCCGAAGAAGCAGGCCCAGCTGTACAGGATGAGGAAGTGGCACAAGCGCGTAAGCATAGCAACTTCCATGGAGAGGAACCTCGCGATTGCGCTCGCGGAGCTGGACAGGGTGGCTTCCTCGCTCGGGCTGCCTGAGAACATAAAGGAGAGCGCGGCCCTGCTTTACAGGAAAGTGGTGAAGGAGGAGCTTATAAGGGGCAGGCTGATTGAGAGCGTCGTGTCAGCGGTGATTTACGCGATTTGCAGGATGCACGGGATTCCGAGGACGCTGGACGAGATTGCGAAGGCGTCCGGGATAGAGAAGAAGGAAATCGGGAGGGCGTACAGGTTCATAAAAGTGGAGATGAACATGGACGTGCCGCTCACTGACCCTGCGGAATACGTGCCTAAATTCGCGGCTGCGCTCAAGCTCGGGCCGCCGGTGCAGGAGGAGGCAGTGAAGCTCATAAAGAAATCCGTTAAGAAGGGGTTGATTTCAGGAAGGGGCCCCACCGGAGTTGCGGCCGCGGCGCTTTACATAGCGAGCGCGATGCACGGCGAGAAAAGGACCCAGAAGGAGGTCGCGGATGTCGCGGGGGTTACGGAAGTGACCATAAGGAACAGGTACAGGGAGCTCAAGAAGGAACTGGGCCTGAAGATAAACCTCTGACTTGCATTTCTTTTTATTTTTGCTTTTCTTCCTGGTTTTTATTTGTTCCATTCCTTATTCCATCATTGATGAGAACCAGATTTTCTGAGCTATGCAAATAGCGATGATTGGGACCTTGAGTTCTGAATTTACGCTGCGGTTGCCTCAGGCATCAGGCCGGTTTTCGTGATTTTGAAGGCAGGGAGTTCTGTTATCAATCTTTTTAAATATTCAATCCGAACTGGATTTGAGGTTTTCGATACTGATGGTCAAACACAAGATAATACCGCTTCCGGATGCGAGCGTGGGGAGGGTGCTCGGGCTGGTCGAAGTGCTGTATTCGTACGGGGGGAGCGTCAAGGTGTCGTTCCTGGGCGAGGAGCTGAGGATGGCGATAGATGAATTGGGCAGCGCCATTGACATGGGCGAGCTGTTCGGGCTCATGAAGGTGAAGGACGGGACGGTCACGCTCACTATCTACGGGGAAGCGGTCAGCCTTGGGACCGTGGATGACAAGAAGAGGATATTGAGGAAGCGGATATCCGAGGTGGAGCCGTTCAGGACCGCAGTGGGCATGCTGAAGGGAAGCGAATTCGTGAGGGAAGGCGAGGTTTTCACCAAGATAAGAGAGAGCTACCCGATAACTGACAGGGAGAGGTTCCACAAGCTTTTCGTGGGATGGGGAACCTACGCCGGCATATTCGAGTACAACAGCAGGGACAGCACTCTGTCAATTCCGCGCAGGCAGGACTGAAACGAATTCTGGATGGAGCGGGATGCATCGCGAGGGACAGAAAAGGCGCGCGCTGGAGCGCAATAAATCACGTGATTAGCGAGGTTATCTCGTCCACGTAGTCCTGGAACTTCCTGCTGCGCATGTCCTTGGGCTTTTCAAGGTCTATGCGCAAATCCGCCTTTATGTGGCCCGGCCTCTGGCTCAGCACTATTATGCGGTCGGCCATGTAAACGGCTTCCTGGACATTGTGCGTTATCAGGAGGAACACGTCGGGTTTCATTTTCCGGTTCTGGTAATAGCGCAGTATTTCGTTCTGGAGGTTGCGGGCTGTGAGCGGATCAAGCGATGCAAAAGGCTCATCCAGGACCAGTATGTCCGGCTCCCTGCACAGCGCCCTCGCTATCCCGACCCTCTGCTTCATTCCGCTGCTCAGGTCGCGCGGGTAGTTGTCTTCGAAGCCGTTGAGGCCCACGGCGGCCAGGTATTTGAGCGCCAGGTTGCGGCGTTCCTCCGGCGGCCTGGTTATGAGCGCCAGCTCTACGTTTTCCCTTACGCTTTTCCACGGGAGGAGCGCGAAATTCTGGAACACCATCATTATCCTCGGGTCAGGGCCGGCGATGGGTTTGCCATGGAAGAACAGGCCGCCGGCAGTGGGCTTTTCCAGGCCTGCGATTATTCTGAGGAGCGTTGTTTTGCCGCAGCCCGAAGGGCCGACAACTGCGATGGACTCGCGCTTGGTTATCTTGAGCGAAATGTCTTCTATGGCGGGTATGACCTTTCCTTCAACCACGTAAGTTTTCGAAACATCCTTCAAGCGAAGCTCCATCAAACCGCCTAAAACTTGTATTTGTAGCTTTCACGCACAAGAGGCCTCCATATTAGCTGGTTGGGAATCAATATTAATAATGTGATGCAGGAAACGGCGAGAAACACGCCGTCCAGGTTGCCTTGCACAGAGGACAGGGAAAGGAGATTCCCCAGGCCGGGCAAGTCGTAGGGCGTGCCTGCGGGGGAAATTATGAATTCGCTCACTATGCTCGCGTTCCAGCCTCCGCCGATTGCTTCCAGGGCGCCCACGAAAACTGCCGGCATTATTGCAGGTATGAGGAGGTGCCTAAGCCTTGAAATCGTCCCCATGTGGAGAAGTTTTGAGATGTCCATTATGTCGTCCGGTATGTTCTGGACTGCGCGGATGAGGTTGAAAAGGAGATACCATTGCATGCCTGTAAGGACCAGGAGCACTGATGCGATTTCAAGGGCAGCCGGAAGCCCTATCCTGTCTCCAAGAGTTTGTATTACAACGACCACGAGGACCGGGAAGATGGAGACTGCGGGTATGGACTGCCCCAGGTCAAAAACAGGCATCATGAACTTCATGACGTTTTTGTTGCGGGCGAAAAACAAGGCGAAAAGCGAGGTCCAGAACAGGGCGATTGCAAACGCCACCAGTATGCGGATTATCGAGCGTGCCATGAAAGAGAATATTGCGAAATCCTCTGCAAGGGAGGGGATGCGGAAGAGCAGGAAATAGAAAAATGCCAGTGCAACGCAGCCCGTGAGCACGTATGATGCAGTGCTGCTGACTGCTTCGTGCGAAGTGGAGCTCCACGGGGTCACCGAAAGCCAGTCGAGGATTTTTTGGGACTTCGCCTGGAAGCGTTCCAGGAGCCTGGAAAAGCTGGAATAGCCGTCCTCGAGCAGGCGCACCAGCCGGCCGTTTTCGGCTTCTGCGTCTGCATCGACAGTTACTGGCTGTATGGAATACGCGCGCGCCTTGCGGAGCAGAGGCTGCCAGAAATAGAAATCCATCGCGAATACCAGGAACGCGAGCGCTATTATCCCTATGAAGGAGTTGAGCAGATTGAAGGAGAATGCGGAGCGCGCTATGAATGCCCCCAGGCCCGGCAGGGCTATCTTTTCGTTTCCAAGGGCGAGGTATTCGCTTGCCACGAGGAAGTACCAGCCGCCCCCCCAGCCGGTTATGGAGCCGGATATGAATTGCGGGAGGGATATCGGGAGACAAACGTGTGTGAGGTAGCGGAAACCGTTCAGGTTCATCAACTTTGCGAGGTCCCTTATGTCGCTCGTTATTGAGGAGCCGCTTTCCACTACCGCAAAGACCACGGCCCACGTCATGGATGTGAAGATGAGGAATATTGA includes:
- a CDS encoding transcription initiation factor IIB, yielding MAENKCPECGGKKLIKDYEKGEIICASCGLIISENIVDFGPEWRAFDAEQKEKRARGGAPVKFMRPNKGLVTEIDQYNRDIRGVRISPKKQAQLYRMRKWHKRVSIATSMERNLAIALAELDRVASSLGLPENIKESAALLYRKVVKEELIRGRLIESVVSAVIYAICRMHGIPRTLDEIAKASGIEKKEIGRAYRFIKVEMNMDVPLTDPAEYVPKFAAALKLGPPVQEEAVKLIKKSVKKGLISGRGPTGVAAAALYIASAMHGEKRTQKEVADVAGVTEVTIRNRYRELKKELGLKINL
- a CDS encoding AAA-associated domain-containing protein, producing MRFSILMVKHKIIPLPDASVGRVLGLVEVLYSYGGSVKVSFLGEELRMAIDELGSAIDMGELFGLMKVKDGTVTLTIYGEAVSLGTVDDKKRILRKRISEVEPFRTAVGMLKGSEFVREGEVFTKIRESYPITDRERFHKLFVGWGTYAGIFEYNSRDSTLSIPRRQD
- a CDS encoding ABC transporter ATP-binding protein yields the protein MELRLKDVSKTYVVEGKVIPAIEDISLKITKRESIAVVGPSGCGKTTLLRIIAGLEKPTAGGLFFHGKPIAGPDPRIMMVFQNFALLPWKSVRENVELALITRPPEERRNLALKYLAAVGLNGFEDNYPRDLSSGMKQRVGIARALCREPDILVLDEPFASLDPLTARNLQNEILRYYQNRKMKPDVFLLITHNVQEAVYMADRIIVLSQRPGHIKADLRIDLEKPKDMRSRKFQDYVDEITSLIT
- a CDS encoding ABC transporter permease subunit, which produces MRRRYFMLLLVAFFSAAFLAMGPEAFELIYFAFRSFIRMASAYALSILFSFIFGILIIHNKKAYEFIFPVLDVLQAVPILGFFPFAIMFFVLTFPGGMLGQELSSIFLIFTSMTWAVVFAVVESGSSITSDIRDLAKLMNLNGFRYLTHVCLPISLPQFISGSITGWGGGWYFLVASEYLALGNEKIALPGLGAFIARSAFSFNLLNSFIGIIALAFLVFAMDFYFWQPLLRKARAYSIQPVTVDADAEAENGRLVRLLEDGYSSFSRLLERFQAKSQKILDWLSVTPWSSTSHEAVSSTASYVLTGCVALAFFYFLLFRIPSLAEDFAIFSFMARSIIRILVAFAIALFWTSLFALFFARNKNVMKFMMPVFDLGQSIPAVSIFPVLVVVVIQTLGDRIGLPAALEIASVLLVLTGMQWYLLFNLIRAVQNIPDDIMDISKLLHMGTISRLRHLLIPAIMPAVFVGALEAIGGGWNASIVSEFIISPAGTPYDLPGLGNLLSLSSVQGNLDGVFLAVSCITLLILIPNQLIWRPLVRESYKYKF